A window of the Scandinavium goeteborgense genome harbors these coding sequences:
- the pheT gene encoding phenylalanine--tRNA ligase subunit beta, which translates to MKFSELWLREWVNPAIDSEALSGQITMAGLEVDGVEPVAGVFNGVVVGEVVECGQHPNADKLRVTKINVGGERLLDIVCGAPNCRQGLKVAVATIGAVLPGDFKIKAAKLRGEPSEGMLCSFSELGISDDHDGIIELPADAPLGTDIREYLKLDDNTIEISVTPNRADCLGIIGVARDVAVLNQQPLNVPEMAPVAATINDTFPINVEAVEACPRYLGRVVKGINVKAPTPLWMKEKLRRCGIRSIDAVVDVTNYVLLELGQPMHAFDLDRIDGGIVVRMAKEGEALVLLDGNEAKLSADTLVIADHNKALAMGGIFGGEHSGVNDETQNVLLECAFFNPLSITGRARRQGLHTDASHRYERGVDPALQYKAMERATRLLLDLCGGEAGPVIDVTNEATLPKRATITLRRSKLDRLIGHHIADEQVSDILRRLGCEVTEGQDQWQAVAPSWRFDISIEEDLVEEVARVYGYNNIPDAPVQAGLIMGHHQEANLSLKRVKTMLNDKGYQEVITYSFVDPKVQQLIHPGEEALILPSPISSEMSAMRLSLWTGLLGTVVYNQNRQQSRVRIFESGLRFVPDTQAPLGIRQDVMLSGVICGNRYEEHWNLAKETVDFYDIKGDLESVLDLTGKLGDIQFKAEGNPALHPGQSAAIYLKGERIGFIGVVHPELERKLDLNGRTMVFELEWNKLADRVVPQAKEISRFPANRRDIAVVVAENVPAADILNECKKVGVNQVVGVNLFDVYRGKGVAEGFKSLAISLILQDTSRTLEEEEIAATVAKCVEALKERFQASLRD; encoded by the coding sequence ATGAAATTCAGTGAACTGTGGTTACGCGAATGGGTTAACCCGGCGATTGACAGCGAAGCGCTGTCTGGCCAAATCACCATGGCAGGCCTGGAAGTGGACGGCGTTGAGCCGGTTGCAGGCGTGTTCAATGGCGTCGTAGTGGGTGAAGTGGTTGAATGCGGCCAGCATCCGAACGCTGATAAACTGCGCGTAACCAAAATTAACGTTGGCGGTGAGCGTCTGCTGGATATCGTCTGCGGTGCGCCGAACTGTCGTCAGGGCCTGAAAGTGGCCGTTGCGACCATCGGTGCCGTTCTGCCTGGCGATTTTAAAATCAAAGCAGCGAAACTGCGCGGCGAACCGTCTGAAGGCATGCTGTGTTCGTTCTCTGAGCTGGGTATTTCCGACGATCATGACGGCATTATCGAACTGCCTGCTGATGCCCCGCTGGGAACCGACATCCGCGAATACCTGAAGCTCGATGACAACACCATCGAAATCAGCGTCACCCCGAACCGTGCTGACTGCTTAGGCATCATCGGCGTGGCGCGTGACGTCGCGGTCCTGAACCAACAGCCGCTGAACGTGCCAGAAATGGCGCCAGTTGCCGCAACCATCAATGACACTTTCCCCATCAACGTCGAAGCTGTCGAAGCGTGCCCACGTTATCTGGGTCGCGTCGTGAAAGGCATCAACGTTAAGGCACCTACGCCGCTGTGGATGAAAGAAAAACTGCGCCGCTGTGGCATCCGTTCTATCGATGCCGTAGTTGATGTGACCAACTACGTATTGCTGGAACTGGGTCAGCCGATGCACGCGTTCGACCTCGACCGCATCGACGGCGGCATCGTGGTGCGTATGGCGAAAGAGGGTGAAGCCCTGGTTCTGCTGGACGGCAACGAAGCCAAACTGAGTGCGGATACGCTGGTCATCGCTGACCACAACAAAGCCCTGGCAATGGGCGGCATCTTTGGTGGCGAGCATTCCGGCGTGAATGACGAAACCCAGAACGTGCTGCTGGAATGTGCATTCTTCAATCCGCTGTCCATCACTGGTCGCGCGCGTCGTCAGGGTCTGCACACCGATGCTTCGCACCGTTACGAGCGTGGCGTGGATCCGGCGCTGCAGTACAAAGCGATGGAACGTGCCACACGTCTGCTTCTGGACCTTTGCGGCGGCGAAGCGGGCCCGGTCATTGATGTGACCAACGAAGCCACTCTGCCGAAGCGTGCCACTATTACGCTGCGTCGTAGCAAACTGGACCGTCTGATTGGCCATCACATTGCCGATGAGCAGGTTAGCGATATCCTGCGCCGTCTGGGCTGTGAAGTAACTGAAGGTCAGGACCAGTGGCAGGCCGTCGCGCCAAGCTGGCGTTTCGATATTTCAATCGAAGAAGATCTGGTGGAAGAAGTGGCCCGCGTATACGGCTACAACAATATCCCGGATGCGCCAGTTCAGGCGGGTTTGATCATGGGTCATCACCAGGAAGCTAACCTGTCTCTCAAGCGTGTGAAAACCATGCTGAATGACAAAGGCTACCAGGAAGTGATCACTTACAGCTTCGTTGATCCGAAAGTGCAGCAGTTGATCCACCCGGGTGAAGAAGCGCTGATCCTGCCAAGCCCAATCTCCAGCGAAATGTCCGCTATGCGTCTTTCTCTGTGGACTGGCCTGCTGGGCACCGTGGTCTACAACCAGAACCGTCAGCAGAGCCGCGTGCGTATCTTCGAAAGCGGTCTGCGTTTCGTGCCGGACACCCAGGCGCCATTGGGCATCCGTCAGGACGTGATGCTGAGCGGCGTTATCTGCGGTAACCGCTATGAAGAGCACTGGAATCTGGCGAAAGAGACAGTTGATTTCTATGATATAAAAGGCGATCTCGAATCCGTTCTGGACTTGACCGGCAAACTGGGCGATATCCAGTTCAAAGCCGAAGGCAATCCAGCGCTGCATCCGGGACAGTCTGCGGCGATTTATCTGAAAGGCGAACGTATTGGTTTCATTGGGGTTGTTCATCCTGAGCTAGAACGTAAACTGGATTTGAACGGTCGTACGATGGTGTTTGAACTCGAGTGGAATAAGCTCGCAGACCGCGTGGTTCCTCAGGCGAAAGAGATTTCTCGCTTCCCTGCGAACCGTCGTGACATCGCTGTGGTCGTGGCAGAAAACGTTCCTGCAGCCGATATTCTCAATGAGTGTAAGAAAGTTGGCGTAAATCAGGTAGTTGGCGTAAACTTGTTTGACGTGTACCGCGGTAAGGGCGTAGCGGAAGGTTTCAAGAGCCTCGCTATCAGCCTGATCCTTCAGGATACCAGCCGTACACTCGAAGAAGAGGAGATTGCCGCTACCGTTGCCAAATGTGTAGAGGCATTAAAAGAGCGATTCCAGGCATCATTGAGGGATTGA
- the pheS gene encoding phenylalanine--tRNA ligase subunit alpha, whose amino-acid sequence MSHLAELVASARAAINEASDVAALDNVRVEYLGKKGHLTLQMTTLRELPAEERPAAGAVINEAKEQVQQALNERKAALEGAALNARLAAETIDVSLPGRRGETGGLHPVTRTIDRIESFFGELGFTVATGPEIEDDYHNFDALNIPGHHPARADHDTFWFDATRLLRTQTSGVQIRTMKNQQPPIRIIAPGRVYRNDYDQTHTPMFHQMEGLIVDTNISFTNLKGTLHDFLRNFFEEDLQIRFRPSYFPFTEPSAEVDVMGKNGKWLEVLGCGMVHPNVLRNVGIDPEVYSGFAFGMGMERLTMLRYGVTDLRAFFENDLRFLKQFK is encoded by the coding sequence ATGTCACATCTCGCAGAGCTGGTTGCCAGTGCCAGGGCAGCTATTAATGAAGCTTCAGATGTCGCCGCGCTGGATAACGTGCGTGTCGAATATCTGGGTAAAAAAGGGCATCTGACCCTTCAGATGACAACCCTGCGTGAATTGCCGGCGGAAGAACGCCCGGCCGCAGGTGCCGTTATCAACGAAGCCAAAGAGCAGGTTCAGCAGGCGCTGAACGAGCGTAAAGCCGCTCTGGAAGGGGCAGCCCTGAATGCACGTCTGGCCGCAGAAACCATCGATGTTTCTCTGCCAGGTCGTCGTGGTGAAACCGGTGGTTTGCACCCGGTAACCCGCACTATCGATCGCATTGAAAGTTTCTTCGGTGAGCTCGGCTTTACCGTGGCGACTGGCCCGGAAATCGAAGATGACTATCACAACTTCGATGCCCTGAATATTCCTGGCCACCACCCGGCACGTGCTGACCACGACACTTTCTGGTTCGATGCAACGCGTCTGCTGCGCACCCAGACCTCTGGCGTACAGATCCGCACCATGAAAAACCAGCAGCCGCCTATCCGCATCATTGCGCCGGGCCGCGTCTATCGTAACGACTACGATCAGACCCACACCCCTATGTTCCATCAGATGGAAGGCCTGATTGTTGATACCAACATCAGCTTCACCAACCTGAAAGGCACGCTGCACGACTTCCTGCGTAACTTCTTTGAAGAAGATTTGCAGATTCGTTTCCGTCCGTCCTATTTCCCGTTCACCGAACCGTCCGCAGAAGTTGACGTCATGGGTAAAAATGGCAAATGGCTCGAAGTACTTGGCTGCGGCATGGTTCACCCGAACGTACTGCGTAATGTCGGCATCGATCCGGAAGTTTACTCCGGCTTCGCCTTCGGTATGGGTATGGAGCGTCTGACCATGCTGCGCTACGGCGTCACCGACCTGCGTGCATTCTTCGAAAACGATCTGCGTTTCCTCAAACAGTTTAAATAA
- the btuC gene encoding vitamin B12 ABC transporter permease BtuC, with the protein MQRLAQRQQQRNQRWLGLLLLLLMLAVFISLCAGEAWIAPGEWFTARGELFVWQIRLPRTVAVVLVGAALAVSGAIMQALFENPLAEPGLLGVSNGAGVGLIAAVLLGKGLPNWALGLSAIAGALIITVILLRFARRHLSTSRLLLAGVALGIICSAAMTWAVYFSTSFDLRQLMYWMMGGFGGVDWHQGWLMLALVPAMGWVCLQSQPLNLLSLGETSARQLGLPLWLWRRLLVLATGWLVGVSVALSGAIGFIGLVIPHMLRLCGLTDHRVLLPACVLAGGATLLFADIVARLALASAELPIGVVTATLGAPVFIWLLLRAGR; encoded by the coding sequence ATGCAACGACTTGCCCAACGTCAACAGCAACGAAACCAGCGATGGCTGGGACTCCTGCTGTTGCTCCTTATGCTCGCGGTGTTCATCAGCCTCTGTGCGGGTGAAGCGTGGATTGCGCCGGGTGAATGGTTTACCGCGCGCGGTGAGCTGTTTGTCTGGCAGATTCGCCTGCCGCGTACCGTGGCGGTGGTGCTGGTGGGTGCGGCGCTGGCGGTGTCCGGGGCGATTATGCAGGCGTTATTTGAGAACCCGTTGGCGGAGCCGGGCTTGCTGGGCGTATCTAACGGCGCGGGCGTCGGGCTGATTGCCGCCGTATTGCTGGGAAAAGGGCTACCAAACTGGGCGCTTGGCCTGAGTGCCATTGCCGGGGCACTGATCATCACCGTGATATTACTGCGCTTTGCACGCCGTCACTTATCGACCAGTCGCTTGCTGCTTGCGGGCGTGGCGCTGGGCATTATTTGCAGCGCGGCGATGACCTGGGCTGTTTATTTTTCGACGTCGTTTGACCTGCGCCAACTGATGTACTGGATGATGGGCGGGTTTGGCGGCGTGGACTGGCATCAGGGCTGGCTCATGTTGGCACTTGTGCCCGCGATGGGCTGGGTTTGCCTGCAATCGCAGCCGCTGAATTTATTGTCGCTCGGCGAAACGTCCGCCCGCCAGTTGGGGCTACCGCTCTGGCTGTGGCGCCGGCTTCTGGTGCTGGCGACGGGCTGGCTGGTAGGCGTCAGCGTGGCGCTCTCTGGTGCCATTGGCTTTATCGGGCTGGTGATTCCCCATATGCTGCGGCTGTGTGGCCTCACCGACCATCGTGTGCTTCTGCCTGCCTGTGTGCTGGCTGGGGGCGCAACGCTGCTGTTCGCCGATATTGTGGCCCGTCTGGCGCTGGCTTCAGCAGAATTGCCTATTGGCGTCGTTACCGCCACCCTGGGCGCACCCGTTTTTATCTGGCTATTATTAAGGGCTGGCCGCTAA
- the rpmI gene encoding 50S ribosomal protein L35: MPKIKTVRGAAKRFKKTGKGGFKHKHANLRHILTKKATKRKRHLRPKAMVSKGDLGLVIACLPYA, translated from the coding sequence ATGCCAAAAATTAAGACCGTACGCGGTGCTGCTAAGCGCTTCAAAAAAACCGGTAAAGGTGGTTTTAAGCACAAGCACGCTAACCTGCGTCATATTCTGACCAAAAAAGCTACTAAGCGTAAACGTCACCTGCGCCCGAAAGCCATGGTTTCTAAAGGCGATCTGGGTCTGGTAATCGCGTGCCTTCCGTACGCATAA
- the rplT gene encoding 50S ribosomal protein L20 yields MARVKRGVVARARHKKILKQAKGYYGARSRVYRVAFQAVIKAGQYAYRDRRQRKRQFRQLWIARINAAARQNGISYSKFINGLKKASVEIDRKILADIAVFDKVAFTALVEKAKSALA; encoded by the coding sequence ATGGCTCGCGTAAAACGTGGTGTAGTTGCCCGTGCACGTCACAAGAAAATTTTGAAACAAGCCAAAGGCTACTACGGTGCGCGTTCACGCGTATACCGCGTTGCCTTCCAGGCAGTTATCAAAGCAGGTCAGTATGCTTACCGTGACCGTCGTCAACGTAAGCGTCAGTTCCGTCAACTGTGGATTGCGCGTATCAACGCAGCAGCACGTCAGAACGGTATTTCTTACAGCAAATTCATCAACGGCCTGAAAAAAGCCTCTGTTGAAATTGACCGTAAGATTCTGGCTGACATCGCAGTATTCGACAAAGTAGCGTTCACCGCTCTGGTCGAAAAAGCGAAATCTGCACTGGCATAA
- the ihfA gene encoding integration host factor subunit alpha, giving the protein MALTKAEMSEYLFDKLGLSKRDAKELVELFFEEIRRALENGEQVKLSGFGNFDLRDKNQRPGRNPKTGEDIPITARRVVTFRPGQKLKSRVENASPKAE; this is encoded by the coding sequence ATGGCGCTTACAAAAGCTGAAATGTCAGAATATCTGTTTGATAAGCTTGGGCTTAGCAAACGGGATGCCAAAGAACTGGTAGAGTTGTTTTTCGAAGAGATTCGTCGCGCTCTTGAAAACGGTGAGCAGGTAAAACTCTCCGGTTTTGGTAACTTCGATTTGCGCGATAAGAATCAACGCCCCGGGCGCAACCCGAAGACGGGCGAAGATATTCCCATTACAGCCCGGCGCGTGGTGACCTTCAGACCCGGCCAGAAGTTGAAAAGCCGTGTCGAAAACGCTTCGCCCAAAGCAGAATAA
- the pheM gene encoding pheST operon leader peptide PheM has product MNAAIFRFFFYFST; this is encoded by the coding sequence ATGAATGCTGCTATTTTCCGCTTCTTTTTTTACTTTAGCACCTGA
- a CDS encoding mechanosensitive ion channel family protein: MRHLLAFLQRYGIDLNNPSSLFIVFGYIFLTALVAHFILRIILRKIEKHAEQGNRPWLKIFTQNKLFHRISLTLQGILVSVQLSFYLETGSHVGLFFNICVQLWILLFALLSFFSLLDVILKLSHQYKFSVQLPLRGIFQGVKLVAASIVAILMISLLIGKSPAILFSGLGAMAAVLMLVFKDPLLGLVAGIQLSANTMLHMGDWLEMPKYGADGTVIDIGLTTVKVQNWDNTITTIPTYALVSDAFKNWSYMSASGGRRIKRSVFIDSTSIHFMSADELQRLGQVDLLKPWIKEQSQKVANGNAAQSVLNGESMTNIGAFRAWLTEYLHQHPKIRKDMTLMVRQLPPGAEGLPLEIYAFTNTVEWLKYEAIQADIFDHIYAVIEEFGLRIYQRPSGNDLRPQALVC, encoded by the coding sequence ATGCGTCACCTACTGGCCTTCTTACAGCGATATGGCATCGATCTGAACAACCCCTCTTCACTCTTTATCGTGTTCGGTTATATTTTCCTGACCGCACTCGTGGCGCATTTTATTCTCCGGATCATTCTGCGAAAAATAGAAAAACACGCGGAGCAAGGCAACCGTCCGTGGCTGAAGATCTTCACGCAAAATAAGTTATTCCACCGCATTTCGCTGACATTGCAGGGGATTCTGGTCAGCGTGCAGCTCAGTTTCTATCTCGAAACCGGCAGCCACGTGGGGCTGTTTTTCAACATCTGTGTGCAACTGTGGATCCTGTTGTTCGCCCTGCTCTCCTTCTTCTCACTGCTGGATGTGATCCTCAAACTGTCACACCAGTACAAGTTTTCCGTGCAATTACCGCTGCGTGGAATTTTCCAGGGTGTGAAGCTGGTTGCCGCGTCGATTGTCGCTATTCTGATGATTTCCCTGTTGATTGGTAAATCTCCTGCCATTCTGTTTAGCGGCCTGGGTGCTATGGCAGCAGTATTGATGTTGGTGTTTAAAGACCCACTGCTCGGCCTGGTCGCCGGGATCCAGCTGTCCGCCAATACCATGCTGCATATGGGTGACTGGCTCGAAATGCCAAAATACGGCGCAGACGGCACGGTCATTGATATCGGCTTGACGACCGTAAAAGTGCAGAACTGGGATAATACCATCACCACCATCCCGACCTATGCGCTGGTCTCTGATGCCTTTAAAAACTGGAGCTATATGTCGGCTTCCGGCGGCCGTCGTATCAAGCGTAGCGTATTCATCGACAGCACCAGCATTCACTTCATGTCAGCCGATGAGCTGCAGCGTCTGGGTCAGGTTGATTTGCTCAAGCCGTGGATTAAAGAACAGAGCCAGAAAGTAGCGAACGGCAATGCCGCGCAGAGCGTTCTCAATGGGGAAAGCATGACTAACATCGGCGCGTTCCGTGCCTGGTTGACGGAATACCTGCATCAGCATCCGAAAATCCGCAAAGACATGACGCTAATGGTTCGCCAGCTGCCGCCGGGCGCTGAAGGCCTGCCGCTGGAGATTTACGCCTTTACCAACACCGTTGAATGGCTGAAATATGAGGCGATTCAGGCCGATATTTTCGACCATATTTATGCGGTAATTGAAGAGTTTGGCCTGCGCATTTATCAGCGCCCTTCCGGCAACGATCTTCGTCCGCAGGCCCTCGTCTGCTGA
- a CDS encoding DUF4760 domain-containing protein has translation MTINPTVWPIISNTLVFGGICAAILTIRYNIKMARKTQTATFLFESRKDSEYIESLHTLKVSHGSGKSMRSYVFPPEGVSLTELDILQMRRIQYILNFFERLRQRYRCSHFALNALWLVEPGG, from the coding sequence ATGACAATCAACCCGACGGTGTGGCCGATCATTAGCAATACTCTGGTTTTCGGTGGGATCTGCGCTGCGATCCTGACCATTCGCTATAACATTAAAATGGCCCGTAAGACGCAGACAGCCACCTTCCTCTTCGAAAGCCGAAAAGACAGTGAGTACATCGAAAGTCTTCATACCCTTAAAGTGAGCCACGGTTCTGGTAAGTCGATGCGATCCTATGTTTTTCCTCCGGAAGGGGTGTCACTTACAGAGCTCGATATTCTTCAGATGCGCAGAATCCAGTACATTTTGAATTTCTTTGAGCGTTTAAGGCAGAGGTACCGATGTTCACACTTTGCTCTAAACGCTCTATGGTTGGTAGAACCCGGTGGATAA
- a CDS encoding LamB/YcsF family protein codes for MPVAPSIDLNSDLGESYGQWTMGDDAAILPLVSSANVACGFHAGSPAGILETLRAAQRLGVNVGAHVSYPDLVGFGRRNMDIASDELTADVIYQIGALQGLATPAGTRVRYVKPHGALYNTIAHDKHQAMAVIAGLRAVDASLSLVALAGSALIEWAQDAGIHTVAEAFADRAYHRDGTLVSRREPGAVIHDANEVAERVVRMIIDGGVMSIEGEFTAIHADSICVHGDSPGAVEMTRQIRQRLDAEGIVVRGFKQGA; via the coding sequence ATGCCCGTTGCGCCAAGCATTGATTTAAATAGCGATTTAGGCGAAAGCTACGGCCAGTGGACCATGGGCGATGACGCCGCAATATTGCCTCTGGTCAGCAGTGCCAACGTGGCCTGCGGGTTTCACGCGGGTTCACCGGCGGGCATTCTTGAAACGCTGCGTGCCGCACAACGCCTGGGCGTAAACGTCGGGGCGCATGTGTCCTACCCTGATTTGGTGGGCTTTGGCCGCCGCAATATGGATATCGCCAGCGATGAATTGACCGCCGACGTGATTTATCAAATTGGCGCTTTGCAGGGGTTAGCCACGCCGGCAGGGACGCGAGTACGTTACGTTAAGCCGCACGGGGCGCTGTATAACACCATTGCGCATGACAAGCATCAGGCGATGGCGGTCATCGCCGGTTTGCGGGCAGTAGACGCGTCGTTATCGCTGGTGGCACTCGCGGGTTCAGCGCTTATCGAGTGGGCGCAGGACGCGGGAATCCATACCGTGGCGGAAGCCTTTGCGGATCGCGCTTATCACCGTGATGGCACGCTGGTTTCCCGACGTGAACCGGGAGCCGTCATTCACGATGCGAATGAGGTGGCTGAACGCGTGGTACGGATGATTATCGACGGCGGGGTGATGTCCATTGAAGGCGAGTTCACCGCAATTCATGCAGATTCCATTTGCGTACACGGCGACAGCCCGGGGGCAGTGGAAATGACGCGGCAGATACGTCAGAGACTGGATGCAGAAGGGATTGTGGTCAGGGGATTTAAGCAGGGCGCATAA
- the thrS gene encoding threonine--tRNA ligase: MPVITLPDGSQRQFDHAVSPMDVALDIGPGLAKATIAGRVNGELVDASDLIEQDATLSLITAKDADGLEIIRHSCAHLLGHAIKQLWPHTKMAIGPVIDNGFYYDVDLDHTLTQEDIDALEKRMHELAEKNYDVIKKKVSWHEARETFVNRGESYKVSILDENIAHDDKPGLYHHEEYVDMCRGPHVPNMRFCHYFKLMKTAGAYWRGDSSNKMLQRIYGTAWTDKKALNAYLLRLEEAAKRDHRKIGKQLDLYHMQEEAPGMVFWHNDGWTIFRELETFVRSKLKEYQYQEVKGPFMMDRVLWERTGHWDNYKDAMFTTSSENREYCIKPMNCPGHVQIFNQGLKSYRDLPLRMAEFGSCHRNEPSGALHGLMRVRGFTQDDAHIFCTEDQVRDEVNACIRMVYDMYSTFGFEKIVVKLSTRPEKRIGSDETWDRAEADLAVALEENNIPFEYQLGEGAFYGPKIEFTLYDCLDRAWQCGTVQLDFSLPQRLNASYVGESNERQVPVMIHRAILGSIERFIGILTEEFAGFFPTWIAPVQVVVMNITDSQAEYVNELTRKLQNAGIRVKADLRNEKIGFKIREHTLRRVPYMLVCGDKEVEAGKVAVRTRRGKDLGTVDVNEVIEKLLNEIRSRSLQQLEE, from the coding sequence ATGCCTGTAATTACTCTTCCTGATGGCAGTCAACGCCAGTTCGATCACGCTGTAAGCCCCATGGATGTTGCTCTGGACATTGGTCCAGGTCTGGCGAAAGCCACCATTGCTGGCCGTGTTAACGGTGAGCTGGTTGATGCTTCCGATCTCATTGAACAAGACGCTACCCTGTCGCTGATTACCGCGAAAGACGCTGACGGTCTGGAGATCATTCGTCACTCATGCGCACACCTGCTGGGACACGCTATCAAACAGTTGTGGCCGCATACCAAAATGGCTATCGGTCCGGTCATTGATAACGGTTTTTACTACGACGTTGACCTCGACCACACTCTGACCCAGGAAGATATCGACGCCCTCGAAAAGCGGATGCACGAGCTGGCGGAGAAGAACTACGATGTCATCAAGAAAAAGGTGAGCTGGCACGAAGCGCGTGAAACATTTGTGAACCGCGGTGAGAGCTATAAAGTCTCCATTCTCGATGAAAACATCGCCCATGATGACAAGCCTGGCTTGTATCATCACGAAGAATACGTCGACATGTGCCGCGGTCCGCACGTGCCGAACATGCGTTTTTGTCATTACTTCAAACTGATGAAAACAGCAGGCGCCTACTGGCGTGGCGACAGCAGTAATAAAATGCTGCAGCGTATCTACGGTACCGCATGGACCGATAAGAAAGCGCTGAACGCCTATCTGCTGCGTCTTGAAGAAGCGGCAAAGCGTGACCACCGTAAAATCGGTAAGCAGCTTGACCTGTATCACATGCAGGAAGAAGCGCCGGGTATGGTGTTCTGGCATAACGATGGCTGGACTATCTTCCGTGAACTGGAAACTTTCGTGCGCTCTAAGCTGAAAGAGTATCAGTATCAGGAAGTGAAAGGCCCGTTCATGATGGACCGTGTGCTGTGGGAGAGAACCGGGCACTGGGACAACTACAAAGATGCGATGTTCACCACCTCTTCTGAGAACCGTGAATACTGCATCAAGCCGATGAACTGCCCAGGTCACGTGCAGATTTTCAACCAGGGTCTTAAATCCTATCGCGATCTGCCGTTGCGTATGGCGGAGTTCGGTAGCTGCCATCGTAACGAGCCGTCAGGCGCGCTGCATGGCCTGATGCGCGTTCGTGGGTTTACCCAGGATGACGCACATATCTTCTGTACTGAAGACCAGGTGCGTGATGAAGTCAACGCCTGCATTCGTATGGTCTACGATATGTATAGCACCTTTGGCTTCGAGAAAATCGTCGTCAAGCTGTCTACGCGTCCTGAAAAACGCATTGGTAGCGATGAAACATGGGATCGTGCGGAAGCCGATCTGGCCGTGGCTCTGGAAGAGAACAACATCCCGTTTGAGTATCAACTGGGTGAAGGTGCCTTCTACGGCCCGAAAATTGAATTTACACTGTATGACTGCCTCGATCGTGCATGGCAGTGCGGAACAGTACAGCTGGACTTCTCTCTGCCGCAGCGTCTTAACGCCTCTTATGTAGGCGAAAGTAACGAGCGTCAGGTGCCGGTGATGATTCACCGCGCCATTTTGGGTTCCATCGAACGCTTCATCGGTATTCTTACCGAAGAGTTCGCTGGGTTCTTCCCAACCTGGATTGCACCTGTGCAGGTCGTGGTGATGAATATCACTGATTCTCAGGCTGAATACGTCAACGAATTGACGCGTAAACTGCAAAATGCGGGCATTCGCGTAAAAGCAGACTTGAGAAATGAGAAGATTGGCTTTAAAATCCGCGAGCACACATTGCGTCGTGTCCCGTATATGCTGGTTTGTGGCGACAAAGAGGTTGAAGCAGGCAAAGTAGCCGTGCGCACCCGTCGCGGAAAAGACCTCGGCACTGTGGACGTAAACGAAGTGATCGAGAAGCTGCTGAATGAAATACGCAGCCGCAGTCTTCAACAACTGGAGGAATAA
- the infC gene encoding translation initiation factor IF-3: MKGGKRVQTARPNRINGEIRVQEVRLTGLEGEQLGIVSLREALEKAEEAGVDLVEISPNAEPPVCRIMDYGKFLYEKSKSSKEQKKKQKIVQVKEIKFRPGTDDGDYQVKLRSLVRFLEEGDKAKITLRFRGREMAHQQIGMEVLNRVRDDLSELAVVESFPTRIEGRQMIMVLAPKKKQ, encoded by the coding sequence ATTAAAGGCGGAAAACGAGTACAAACGGCACGTCCGAATCGTATAAATGGCGAGATTCGAGTTCAGGAAGTTCGCTTAACAGGTCTGGAAGGCGAACAGCTTGGTATAGTGAGTCTGAGAGAAGCTCTGGAAAAAGCTGAAGAAGCAGGAGTGGATCTGGTAGAGATCAGCCCTAACGCCGAACCGCCAGTTTGCCGAATCATGGACTACGGCAAATTCCTCTATGAAAAAAGCAAATCTTCTAAGGAACAGAAGAAAAAGCAAAAGATTGTTCAGGTTAAGGAAATTAAATTCCGTCCTGGCACCGACGATGGCGATTACCAGGTAAAACTCCGCAGCCTGGTACGCTTTCTCGAAGAGGGCGATAAGGCCAAAATCACTCTGCGTTTCCGCGGACGTGAAATGGCCCACCAGCAGATCGGTATGGAAGTGCTTAACCGCGTCCGTGACGATCTGAGTGAACTGGCAGTAGTCGAATCCTTCCCAACAAGGATCGAAGGCCGTCAGATGATCATGGTGCTCGCTCCTAAGAAGAAACAGTAA